Below is a genomic region from Panthera tigris isolate Pti1 chromosome E1, P.tigris_Pti1_mat1.1, whole genome shotgun sequence.
AGCTATGTACACTAATAAACAGGCACTACTGAATGAATCAGGTAGCAGGGAGGTTTATGGGAAAAATTAGTTTATTGAAAATAAGTGAGCAGCACATTACAAAGGATGATGAGGAGGGTTTGGGCAGCCTTCAGAGTTCAGGATGGGTTTGCAAAGTCCACTCCAAGGACTTTTAAGAGAGATCTACCATCCATGGTGTCTTCTGCTGATGGAGACACCTGGGTATTTGGCTGAGGGTGGTGATGGACATCTGCTTGTGTATCCAACTGGTAGGATGTGAAAATGGCTATTGTCACCTTATAAAAaatatctccttttctttccactttcttaAAATGCAGAATAGGTGCTTAGGCTCCAGTGTGTTGCTATTTAGGGATGGTAGGGGTCTCAGCAGCAGGAGGTCCTGCAGGTGGTGCGGCAGGGGGCAGGCTGGCAGCAGGGGGGGCGGCAGCAGGGCGCCTGCACAGAGatgggctggcagcaggtggaggCCCAGCAGCAGGGGCGGCAGACCACGGCCGTGCAGGACGTGGGGCAGCAGCTGATGGGGCGGCAGCAGCCCTCCTGCAGGGAGCAGGGGTCACAGCAGACGGGGCGGCGGCAGGGCTCGCAGATGGGGCGCGTGCAGCGGCAGGTGCAGGTCACGGGGCGGCACACGGTGGTCTGGCAGCTCACGGGGCGGCAGCAGCAGGGGTCGCGGCAGCAGCAGGGCTGGCAGCAGCCTCCCCCGCAGCCcagggaggagcaggtggagCCGCAGCAGGAGCCGGACATGGTGGTGTCTGGGGCTGGTTTGGGTCGGAGGGGTGAGAGGATTCGGGTGTTGTCAGGTGTGAatgcctccctcctgctctggggCCTTTATATACCCTGAGCGGGTGCTGATGACCCCCATGACACAGGTCATTTCTTGTTAATCTTCTGGACAATTAAGTGAGGATTTAGCGTTGAGTAAACCATGTTTGTTAACACTTCACCGTATACACATTCATGTACACAACCACAAacattcctttgttttctcatagTGTTTATTCTCACCAAATCTAGACATTGGATTCAATTCTGATGAATTTCCTTTTGAAACATTCCTAACTcataagagagaaaagaatgtgttttctaaaCGAGATTAGTATCTAATTACTCTGCCCTTTGGCCTTGAAGTCAGCATTTTATTCCTGGACTTCAAGGACTCAATTACCACCCAAACATGACCTGTCTTATTTTCACTCATGCCCCTGACCGTAACAGGTTAATAGCAGCACTCTTGTGTAGGCCATTCATGTGAGCTGTGGACTCACCACAACTCTGGGAGAGGCAGGTTTGTAGTTTTCAGATGAGGGGGGAACCACATGGCACCCTGGACCCGTGGTTTGGTTGCTCTTTCCCAGGAGGATCTGGGCTGTCCTGCCCTGGTTGTTGTTTCCCTATTCTCTTGGAATGCCTTCATCTTCCTTCCAAACCAAACTCAACTTCTACCGTGACTGTAAAATTTTCATCAAGGATCCACTGCAATTTTTATCTTCGTAGTAATTTATTCAGAATTAATCATTGCATGTGTAGATTCTGGGAAGGGACTATAGAGGATATATAGCCCTATCCCCTCATCTTACAGGAGGGGTCATGTGGATTCACGCAGTCACAATGGGGTCTAGGTCTCCTCATTCCTCAGTAAGCAGCCTCTACCATGAGTATTATGTTTATCAGGTTCAGTAGACCATAGACTTCAGACAGGAGAGAGAACATCTCAAGCATTCCCCCTACCCCATTTTTATCAAAAGTCTTTAAAGTGAGTAAGCATTGTTAAAAGTGATACTGGAAGAGAATTAGGGAAATGTCTTGTCCCAATGACAGATACTTCGAAAGGGGCTTGGGACTTGCATGCTGGGTAAGATCTTTGTACCAGTGCAGAGGTTCCTCTGAGGACTGATCAACAGAGCTTGGCTTATTGGTGGAAAGGAGTGTGAGGGTTGCCTGTTCCCAGGATGTTCTAAGTATAGTCTAGTTTCCTTTGGTAATACATTGTGGCACTGTGAGATAACGTGCTTGCCtaattccttttattgtttttcatttgtactTCACCCCATACCTTAGCCTTTGTGATGAGTTCCATAAATTTATTCTTACTTAATGGAGTAGAACTGTACTTTTCCTTTGgatttgagggggaaaaagaatTCTGTCCAGTCAACCCCACTTACTTTCTTTGAGcactaaatgaaagaaagggCCAAGAACTTGCAAACCACCAATCAAATGTCCTAAAATTACTATCTTGAGTTTAAAGGGGgaggctttttgttgttttcatggga
It encodes:
- the LOC122233460 gene encoding keratin-associated protein 2-3; translation: MSGSCCGSTCSSLGCGGGCCQPCCCRDPCCCRPVSCQTTVCRPVTCTCRCTRPICEPCRRPVCCDPCSLQEGCCRPISCCPTSCTAVVCRPCCWASTCCQPISVQAPCCRPPCCQPAPCRTTCRTSCC